The Musa acuminata AAA Group cultivar baxijiao chromosome BXJ1-3, Cavendish_Baxijiao_AAA, whole genome shotgun sequence genome window below encodes:
- the LOC103978357 gene encoding uncharacterized protein LOC103978357 has product MPFPMKIQPIDAIDVLLSDQVKPVPKWRLKRLFERQFPGVLRISSAERLAGGVDLEPSSVCLDKMVRNFIEDSGEKPSSRCGRSRCNCFHGNCDDSSDDDLEFLPSSNAGDPPVVSAAEVIKGLVVCATLAERNLLADASSVVEKCKNCNRKDEHMKAIADGLRSLGYDAAICKSRWEKTPSFPAGEHEYIDVIVGLERLLVDVDFRSEFEIARSTKSYAALLQSLPSVFVGKVDRVDQIVAVVSEAARHSLKKKGLHFPPWRKPEYLRSKWLAPYERSILPADPMRAAQVAEIAESDGKAKIENGGSGAAAGSAEEPREAEGKGAEVVVAAPAWELPEVKPKASHKGAKVVTGLASVLSEKP; this is encoded by the exons ATGCCGTTTCCGATGAAGATCCAGCCGATCGACGCGATCGATGTGCTGCTGAGTGATCAAGTAAAGCCCGTGCCGAAGTGGAGGTTAAAGCGGCTGTTCGAGCGGCAATTTCCCGGCGTCCTTCGGATCTCGTCGGCGGAGCGGCTCGCCGGTGGCGTTGATCTAGAGCCGAGCTCCGTCTGCCTGGACAAAATGGTCCGCAACTTCATAGAGGACAGTGGCGAGAAGCCCTCGTCCCGGTGCGGTCGCAGCCGCTGTAACTGCTTCCACGGCAACTGCGACGACAGCTCCGATGACGACCTCGAGTTCCTCCCCTCCTCCAACGCCGGCGATCCTCCGGTCGTCTCCGCCGCCGAGGTTATTAAG GGTTTGGTGGTTTGCGCAACCCTCGCCGAGAGGAATCTCTTAGCGGACGCGTCCAGCGTCGTGGAGAAGTGCAAGAATTGCAACCGAAAGGACGAGCATATGAAGGCGATCGCCGACGGGCTCCGATCGCTCGGCTACGACGCCGCCATTTGCAAGTCGCGGTGGGAGAAGACCCCGTCCTTTCCCGCCG GCGAGCACGAGTACATCGACGTAATCGTCGGTCTCGAGCGGCTGTTAGTGGACGTGGACTTCCGGTCGGAGTTCGAGATCGCGCGGTCGACGAAGAGCTACGCTGCGTTGCTTCAGTCCCTGCCGTCCGTCTTCGTCGGGAAGGTGGACCGGGTGGACCAGATCGTCGCCGTCGTCTCGGAGGCGGCGCGGCATAGCCTCAAGAAGAAGGGCCTGCACTTCCCGCCGTGGCGGAAGCCGGAGTACCTGCGCTCAAAATGGCTCGCTCCCTATGAGCGATCGATCCTTCCCGCCGATCCTATGCGAGCAGCCCAAGTCGCAGAGATTGCCGAATCGGATGGGAAAGCTAAAATTGAGAACGGCGGGAGCGGTGCCGCCGCCGGGTCGGCGGAGGAACCCCGGGAGGCGGAGGGGAAGGGAGCGGAAGTGGTGGTGGCGGCGCCGGCGTGGGAACTGCCGGAGGTGAAGCCCAAGGCGTCTCACAAGGGAGCCAAGGTCGTCACCGGCCTGGCTTCCGTTCTCTCTGAAAAGccctaa